In Brachypodium distachyon strain Bd21 chromosome 5, Brachypodium_distachyon_v3.0, whole genome shotgun sequence, the genomic window AAGGACAGCAGTGCACATCGACGAATAGTGTCCCTTCTGCTCACAGCGAAAACACCGAACCTTAGCCAAAGGATTAGCAACCGCAACTTCGTTTCCCAGCACTCACCCCCtgtcctgccgcggcagaaagcCGTCCTGCCGCCACAGCACCCATGGCAGAACCTTAGCAACACCAGCCCTCACAACAGCCTGCCCCgacacggcagcagcagcaccactcCCTGCCCCAGCAGCCATCAAGCCAGCCGGAGCCCCCAGTCCTGCCGCGGCAACCTTCTGCCCTGCCGCGGTAGCCCTCtgtcctgccgcggcagccgcctGCCCTGCCGCTGCAGAAACCTGCCCTGCCGCGGTAGCCACACCAACCACAGCCGCCCTCtgtcctgccgcggcagaaatcTGCCCTGCCGCGGAAGCCATTCCTGCCGCAGTCCCACCTTGCCCAGAAGCAATCACCGAGGAACCCATCTCCGCCCCCATCATCTCACCACCACCTTGCTGCCCTCCGGCACCCTGCTGAAAACCACGACCCCAACGTCTACCACCCCCACTTCCTTGGTAGGAAAATCGGCCACGTGACTGCCCAAAGCAAAAATTCCGAAGTTAAAACCATTACCATAGCCTCCACCATAACCAGAATTAAAACCTCCGAAGTTATTCCCATAGCCACCACCATTGCCTCCACAGAAACCACCGCCATTGCCCTCATGATATCCTCCCCCGAAACCTCCCTGCGCAGCATTGCCTCCACCGAAACCTCCTTGTGCACGGCCACCCGCAGCAGCAAAACCTGCCGCACCTCCTGCTGCCAGCACTCCCTGACCTGCCGCGGTAAACGACTGCCCTGCCGCAGCAGCAAAACCGGCCGCACCTCCTGCCGCGGGAACCGACTGCCCTGCCGCAGCAGCAAATCCCGCTGCACCTCCTGCCGCCAGCACCCCCTgacctgccgcggcagccgtcAGCCCAGCCACAGCGACTAACTGCCCTGCCACGGCAATCGCCGGcaggccaccgccgccaccgatcTCCTGGCCGCCACCAGCCCCGCCAGACGCCACCAGATCCATCGAACGAACAGAAGAATTCCGCAGCCCTAACCGCCTGCCCGCAGGATAAATACGAACCCCAACATGGGCCCGATATCCCGGCTGGGCCTGACGCCCACGCGGCATGAGCTTCGGAGGCCCAACGATTTGAACTGGCGAGGGCCTCGCAGCTGATCCCAAGCTCGCCGGCAAAATGCAAACTCCGCCGCCCACCGAACCAGCAACCGGAATCCCCGATGTCGCCTGCCGAAGCCCCTTCAAGCGCCTCCTGGACACCACCGACCACCCCACATCGGCGAGGATAACCGGCGGCGAAATCCGCGGCTGCGGCAGAGGACCtcgccacggccgccggccCTCCGGCGCAACCAGTCGACGGCGAGGAAACACACCCCTCCGCAACTGGAAAGCCAAGTCCATGGCCGTCCTCTGCGAGTAACCCGCATCCATGGCGTCAACGGCCAGCGCCTCTGGCGAGCCAGCCCTAGCCGACCTCTTCTCGCCCCCATCCGCCATTGGACAcccggcggcctcctcctcatcagAAAACTCGCCGGAGAGAACCAGAAACGCCCCTgggacgtctggatcgcccctCCGGGATCATCGGAGCTAGCCGTTGCCGTTGTCATCCATGCACTGTTGCGTTATGTCCTAGCATTAGGAACACttaatatatatactccaaCTTTGAGGATTTTTGCGGCGCGGCGTGTGATTAATCATAACTCTATTGATAATGTAAACAATGTCAGGCCGCATACTTGTACTAGCTACTCCTATCTAATGATTGAAGGCTATGAAGCACACATGGCCTTTATGTGCTATTAAGATATTTGAAAGCTCAcacgcaaaagaaaaagagatacTCGTATTTGAAAGCTAGCTAAAATCGTGCTACAGCTGCTAATTTGACTATTCAGAAAGGGTTTTGGTGTCATCTTCAGATCAAGCAAAGTAAATGTCGTTTTTCATACATGCATCCGTGCGTATATGCTTCCGATCCCATGATCAATTAAAATGCATATGGCccgttcaaaaataaataaataaaaatattagtTTGACCGAAAAGTGATTTGGTGTTGACTTTGATCGAATTGGTTACCAatcttattttatttggatcaacATGTCCTTTATTTCTTGCGAGGAAGATCAACATGTCTTTATTAGCCCGCAAGCGAAATTGCATTATCCACCAAGTTCTCTTTGATTcattggaagaggaagagtGTATGGAATTTACATCATCCACCGAGTCTTCCTCTTTGATTCTTTGATTTTGGAGGTTGGCCCTTGTTTGTGCAAGATCGAATCTCCGCGACATCTTATTCCCTTCCTCCATCACTTGATCGAGTCATCTTATCCGCCACCAGCTATTATAACCTCATTTTAATTTAAGCATCCATGATGAACGTGACCAATCGTCACTGTGTATAATATTCACACGAGTGGTCTGAACGCGGCCAACCGACTTCGCATCCACTGCCATATGGTCGATCTGTAGGCGCTGAAACAACCCCTATGttactttattttttaaaagagAAATTTATATCTTTCCTCGTTCCATTGTTACAAAGCATTGTTATTCTGCATCAACGCAGGGGTTTCATCTAATTCCTCTAGTTTTGGTGTATATTTTTAAATGTTTACATGCTTTGCGTCCTCTCAATTAATATCCTGGGTCCGCCTCTATTTTCGAGGGACTGAAATTATCGGAACAGGTGTTGCCCATGCCCACGATTGTTCGTTCATCCATTCCACTGCTCCAGAGTGGCACCAAGCCGCCCAGATCCTTGACTTTGCATTTCGGTCCAATCGGTCCGCTGTAGCACGTCGTGTCTCATAACCGAAGACCAGCCCAAGGGCATCGAGCAGGTGAGAGCCGTTACTGCAGAACCGTGTTAAGAAAAATGTATAAATAGATgtttaaaattaattaaagctAATGGGAAAAAACATGTTCTTGTTTTATacatttaaaataaaataaaatctaagAAATATGCGATAAAGTGATGTAAAAAGTAGAaaataatacttcctccgatccatattaattgttgaaatattacatatatctagccgctttttagtcatagatacatccataagcaaatttgagacaattaatatggatcagagggagtacgtgATTGAATTGATGATGTAACATGGTTTGATTTGAAAGATTGCTGCAAAATTAATgacttaaaaaaaagacatgcgTGACTTCATGAGGTGGCATGGTTTTCATGTCATGCAACGTAATGGGCATGGTGAGGTGCATGTCAAGAGAAATGAATAAAATGTGCTTTCTATTTAGATACACACAAGATGCAACGATTGGCAGAGAAGCAGAAAAAATGTCCGTATAACTAAAACGTCACGTTTTCTTAGTTTCCAGTATGTTTAATCGCACTGCACAAAGATAAACTAAAGAATCTGACCAGGGACAGCGGAGATCAAATAATGGTCCATAACTAACGTCGTGTTCGGGTGATCGCCATCGAATTTCCTTGACATATATATAACACTCACCCGAGAGGTCTGAACGCGGCGAACCGACTCCATATCCTCTGCTCACCAACTCTTAGGGGCTGAAACGAGTTATCCTCTGCCCTTCATTTAATTTTAAGCAAAGTTAGACTAATCAACACCCGTCCTTCtcacaaaaataaatcaattaACCCCTGCCCAAAAATGACACGATCATTGGTCAAACACCACGGTCCCAGTACTTGGTTTGGACTGGCCGATCCATCTTTTCGTCGAACCAGCGCGAACTGCATTTGACCCTTTCAATTAGCTGATCCAGAAACCGGAGATGACACAAACGGGTAGAATTTGCCCATCCCTTTCCTACCTACcccccatgcatgcacatacaTCGCTCGCTCATCCGATCGCTATATATAACACTCCAACAAGAACATTACTCCATGCAACTAGCCACCCAGCCTCACCTTCCAACAGCCATACAACTCACCGTACTGTAACACCATATCGTATTACAAGTTTACAACTCCGAATGAAGATCACGGTGCACTCGTCGAAAGCCGTGAAGCCGGACTACGGCAGCCGTCCAGCCCCGGGCACGGACGAAGTGATCCCGCTCACGGTGCTCGACAAGGCCAACTTCGACTGCTACATCTCCGTCATCTACGCCTTCCACCCGCCATCCCCACCCAACACAACCCTCGAGGCCGGCCTTGCCAAGTGCCTGGCCGAGTACCGCGAGTGGGCGGGCCGGCTCACGCTCGCCCCCGGCGCCCACGGCCGCGGCATCGTCCTCAACGACGCCGGCGCGCGCTTCGTGGAGGCCACAGCCGACGTCGCCCTGGACAGCGTCATGCCGCTCGAGCCCACCCCCGATGTGCTCGCGCTCCACCCATGCGTCGGAGAAGAGGACGAGCCGGAGCCTGAGCTGATGCTGATCCAGGTCACCCGGTTCGCGTGCGGCTCGATCACCGTGGGATTCACCACGCAGCATATAGTGTCCGACGGCCGTGCCACGGGTAACTTCTTTGTGGCGTGGAGCCAGGCCACACGGGGCGTGCCCCTTGACCCCGTCCCCGTCCATGATCGCGcctccttcttctctcccAGTAGTACACTGGTGCCAAAGGTTCAGCACCAGCACCGCGGCGTCGATTTCAAGCCGGCGAACCTCGACAATGGCGACAATGGAACCGCCGTCCGTgaagacgacgaggacgaggtgGTGGTGAGCAAGGTGCACTTCAGCCGGGACTTCATCTCGAAGCTCAAGTCAGAAGCCTCCGCCTCGGCGGGCCATCATCAGCGGCCGTACAGCACGCTGCAGTGCCTCGTGGCCCACCTCTGGCGCCGGATAACAAAAGCCCGCGGCCTGCTACCCCACGAGCCCACCAGCGTCAGCATCGCGGTGGACGGCCGGGCCCGGATACACACCCCGCGTCAAATCCCAGAGGGCTACACGGGGAACGTGGTGCTCTGGGCCCGGCCCACCTGCACGGCCCAGGACCTCGTGGAATCCCGGCCGTTGGGCCACGCGGTGGAGCTGATAAACAAGGCGGTGAGCCGGATCGACGACGGCTACTTCCGGTCCTTCGTGGACttcgccggctccggcgccgtgGAGAAAGAGCGGCTCGTGCCGGCGGCCGACGCCAAGGAGATGGTGCTCAGCCCGAATATCGAGGTGGATAGCTGGCTCAGGATGCCGTTCTACGACGTGGATTTTGGTGCTGGGCGGCCATTCTTCTTCATGCCGAGCTATCTCCCCGTGGAAGGGCTGCTGATCCTGCTGCCGTCCTTCTTGGGCGATGGCAGCGTGGATGCTTACGTGCCGCTCTTCGGCCGCCACGTGGACACCTTCAAGAACAGCTGCCATACACTTGagtagtactctctccgtctcattATACGAGGCATGCCTTCATCCGAAGATTTCAAATTTAACtagcaaaatataaattatatttcataaaaaaaatttaattagATTCGTAATCAAatgaactttctaatgatatatttttcacgtcatataatttatattttgatgGTAAAATTGATGATCTTAGACACGTGcatggatggagggagtagctaactCTGGCTGCCGGAAGTGCTTAATTTGCGCTGTCTAATATGTTGTTGATTGATTCAGTTGTCAATGTTGTTTTGGCAGAATAAATGaacgatttttttaatcttggAATCGTGAGCATTATTGAGTAAAGGGCATGCGTATACtagagtagtagtagtacttaTACTACTAGGCGAGCATTTGAAAAAAAGAGGACTCTGCACGTCGAGACCTGTTTGAAAAACTGAGGACTCTGCTCTCCAAGACGGGGTAACATTTTCCCCACGAGTGAACTAGTTTGTTACAGTACAAAGCATCAGCTTAGGACAACAATACACATTCTCATCATAATCTGTACAAGTTTATTACCGTTGGCTAAGCAATGCATCTCGATCTGATAAAAGACATCAACAAGGCAGCAGCAACTACGAACCGAACCATGTCAATGACATGGCCGGCCACATGGTTCAGATAACGAAGTTAACAATTCTCCAGGACCAACCCAACGAAACAAGATAGTCATAAAATTATTCTCCAAGAACAAATGGATTCTAGTACCAATAATAAGAGACGAATTTTGGTAACTAATACGAACATTTGGCGACTTATCAAACACGGAAACAGAATGTTTTTCACAATACGGCGCAAATTTTCTTGGAACCAAGGAAGACCGCGCTGCTCCAGTTTGCAGGATTTTGCTCCAACAAGTGACATGccagttttttatttttgaccaAAAGTGACATGCCAGTTACTACTTACGTGATCGGCTCATCATGAAGAGGCGCTCCGCTACCTCTGTCATTGTTGGTCTTTGATCCACTTCAAGGCTAAGGCATTCCATAGCCATCTCTGTGAGACTATTAAGAACCTCCAAATCTTCTGTTACTGCAATATCTTTGTCAAACAACTCAGTTGGTTTCCTCTCTTTCTCATGAACTTCACGGAAACTGTTTACTAAGTTATTAGTGTCCCTATGAATAGCCTTTCTCCGACTAATAAGTTCCAAGATCACAACTCCAAAACTGTAGACATCACTTTTTTCAGTTAGCAGGCCTTCCTTCTGATATATCGGATCCATATAGTTCATATCACCGATGACAAATTCAGTGTGCTTTGTATCTCTCACGATCAACCTTGATAACCCAAAGTCTGCGATCTTTGGTGCAAAGTTATCATCCAAGAGGATATTTGCAGGTTTAACATCACCATGTAGAATTTGGGTATTGGTTTTTGAATGCATATAAGCTAGACCATCTGCTGACTGTGCAGCAATACTTAGACGTAAATCCAAGCTGAGATCCACCtagttgttgctgttgttgtcATGAAG contains:
- the LOC104581455 gene encoding glycine-rich protein 5-like; the encoded protein is MDLVASGGAGGGQEIGGGGGLPAIAVAGQLVAVAGLTAAAAGQGVLAAGGAAGFAAAAGQSVPAAGGAAGFAAAAGQSFTAAGQGVLAAGGAAGFAAAGGRAQGGFGGGNAAQGGFGGGYHEGNGGGFCGGNGGGYGNNFGGFNSGYGGGYGNGFNFGIFALGSHVADFPTKEVGVVDVGVVVFSRVPEGSKVVVR
- the LOC100829869 gene encoding agmatine coumaroyltransferase-1-like, with the translated sequence MKITVHSSKAVKPDYGSRPAPGTDEVIPLTVLDKANFDCYISVIYAFHPPSPPNTTLEAGLAKCLAEYREWAGRLTLAPGAHGRGIVLNDAGARFVEATADVALDSVMPLEPTPDVLALHPCVGEEDEPEPELMLIQVTRFACGSITVGFTTQHIVSDGRATGNFFVAWSQATRGVPLDPVPVHDRASFFSPSSTLVPKVQHQHRGVDFKPANLDNGDNGTAVREDDEDEVVVSKVHFSRDFISKLKSEASASAGHHQRPYSTLQCLVAHLWRRITKARGLLPHEPTSVSIAVDGRARIHTPRQIPEGYTGNVVLWARPTCTAQDLVESRPLGHAVELINKAVSRIDDGYFRSFVDFAGSGAVEKERLVPAADAKEMVLSPNIEVDSWLRMPFYDVDFGAGRPFFFMPSYLPVEGLLILLPSFLGDGSVDAYVPLFGRHVDTFKNSCHTLE